The following are encoded in a window of Sphingobium sp. AP49 genomic DNA:
- a CDS encoding helix-turn-helix domain-containing protein — MAFTIGDMGKATATKIETIRYYEKIGLLPKPARTTSNYRDYGHAELGRLSFIRRARDLGFSLDQVRALLSISGDRSCDCAGIDRIAREHLLEVDRKLADLTSLRKELKAVIDSCDGGIVADCRIIEALGPVLPA, encoded by the coding sequence ATGGCATTCACGATCGGCGACATGGGCAAGGCGACCGCCACGAAGATCGAGACGATCCGCTATTATGAGAAAATCGGTTTGCTACCCAAGCCGGCGCGCACAACGAGCAATTACCGGGATTATGGGCATGCGGAACTTGGCCGATTGTCCTTCATCCGCCGCGCCCGCGATCTCGGGTTTTCGCTCGATCAAGTCCGGGCGTTGCTCAGCATCTCAGGCGACCGCAGTTGTGATTGCGCCGGGATCGACCGGATAGCCAGAGAGCATCTGCTAGAAGTGGATCGCAAGCTTGCGGACCTTACTTCGCTTCGCAAGGAACTGAAGGCCGTGATCGATTCCTGCGATGGCGGCATCGTTGCTGATTGCCGGATTATCGAGGCGCTTGGACCTGTGCTGCCAGCCTGA